One Eurosta solidaginis isolate ZX-2024a chromosome 5, ASM4086904v1, whole genome shotgun sequence DNA segment encodes these proteins:
- the LOC137253886 gene encoding single-pass membrane and coiled-coil domain-containing protein 4 homolog, whose amino-acid sequence MRQLRGKVKETRKQKKERKLENLTIQNQLKTIVLPAVCVFGLLIVVFVYLKTRPAVEM is encoded by the coding sequence ATGCGTCAACTTCGCGGTAAAGTAAAAGAGACACGTAAACAGAAGAAGGAGCGCAAGTTGGAAAATTTGACCATACAGAATCAATTAAAAACAATAGTTCTTCCAGCAGTTTGTGTCTTTGGTTTGCTTATTGTTGTATTTGTTTATCTGAAAACGCGGC